In a genomic window of Shouchella clausii:
- a CDS encoding PTS sugar transporter subunit IIA: protein MLAKIFKHKKRIEKEKIFSPLTGELLPLEQVPDPVFSQKMMGDGVAIIPEEGVLVSPVEGKVVQVFHTKHAIGITSVSGLEILLHVGLETVELNGEGFTALIEEGQTVKVGDPLLNFDISLLKDKNKEIITPIIITNYSDKVDEIEHVDQQAVSRGENLFVCNFK from the coding sequence ATGTTAGCGAAGATATTCAAGCATAAGAAGAGAATTGAAAAAGAGAAAATTTTTTCTCCACTTACAGGTGAATTGTTACCGCTAGAGCAGGTTCCCGACCCTGTCTTCTCACAAAAAATGATGGGTGATGGTGTTGCTATCATACCGGAAGAAGGTGTCCTCGTATCTCCTGTTGAAGGAAAAGTTGTTCAAGTTTTTCACACAAAGCATGCGATAGGCATTACATCTGTTTCCGGCCTAGAAATACTTTTGCATGTCGGATTAGAGACAGTAGAACTCAACGGTGAGGGATTTACTGCTTTAATTGAAGAAGGACAAACTGTTAAAGTAGGGGATCCTTTATTAAACTTTGATATTTCATTATTAAAAGATAAAAATAAGGAAATCATTACACCGATCATCATTACAAATTATTCGGATAAAGTAGACGAGATTGAACATGTAGATCAACAAGCGGTATCAAGGGGAGAAAATCTGTTTGTATGCAACTTTAAATAG